DNA sequence from the Streptomyces sp. MST-110588 genome:
TCCGCGGACCCGGCGGCGTACGGCGGCGGCAGGCGGGCGGCCCGTCCTCCCGTACGAAACGGCCTGCACGAGGTGGTCTGTACGCGCCGGGGGCGCCCGGGTACGGTCGCGGTGGACGGCCCCGCGGGCGGGGCGGACACGCGGCGGGCGGGGCGGCAGGGACATGCGGACAGGGACGTGGGGGTAGGCGTGGCACCGCGCCTGTTCGGACTTCTGCGGGAACGGAAGCGGGAACTGAAGCGGGGCCGGACCCGCCGGGCCGCCGCACGGCACGCCCGCGCGCACGCCCGAAGACAGCACCTCGCGGAGCGGGTACGGGCGGAGCTGGCCGAGGAACTCCCCGACGAGGACCTGGGCGAGGACCTCGCGGAGTACCTGGAGCTGTACGAACGGGGCGGCAGGCCGCCCTGCGAGGAGGCGGAACTCCTTCAGACGGTCCGGGACGCGGTTGACCGTATAGAGCGCGGGCACTGATCACCGCACGCCCTAGGCTGCCCCCATGTGTGGAATCGTGGGATATGTGGGTGGCCGGTCCGCCCTGGACGTCGTACTGGCCGGTCTGAAGCGGCTGGAGTACCGGGGCTATGACTCGGCGGGCATCGCCGTACAGGCCGACGGCGGGCTCGCGGCGGCCAAGAAGGCGGGCAAACTCGCCAACCTGGAGAAGGAACTGGCGGACCGTCCGCTGCCGGCGGGCGCGACGGGCATCGGACACACCCGGTGGGCCACCCACGGCGGCCCCACCGACGCCAACGCCCACCCGCATCTGGACAACGCGGGCCGGGTGGCCGTCGTCCACAACGGCATCATCGAGAACTTCGCCGCGCTGCGCGCCGAGCTGGCCGAGCGCGGCCACGGCCTGGCCTCGGAGACCGACACCGAGGTCGTCGCGCACCTGCTGGCGGAGAACTTCTCCTCCTGCGGTGACCTGGCCGAGGCGATGCGGCAGGTGTGCCGGCGCCTGGAGGGCGCGTTCACGCTGGTGGCGGTGCACGCCGACGCGCCGGACGTGGTGGTCGGGGCGCGCCGCAACTCACCGCTGGTGGTGGGCGTCGGGGAGGACGAGGCGTTCCTGGCCTCGGACGTGGCGGCGTTCATCGCCCACACCCGGGAGGCCGTGGAGCTGGGCCAGGACCAGGTCGTGGAGGTGCGGCGGGACGGCGTACAGGTCACCGACTTCCAGGGCGCGCCCGCGGACGTACGGTCCTACCACGTGGACTGGGACGCCTCGGCGGCCGAGAAGGACGGCTACGACTACTTCATGCTCAAGGAGATCGCCGAACAGCCCAAGGCGGTCGCCGACACCCTCCTGGGCCGGATCGACGCCTCCGGCGCGCTGACCCTGGACGAGGTCCGCATCCCCGCCCCGGTGCTGCGGGAGGTCGACAAGGTCGTCATAGTGGCCTGCGGCACCGCCTTCCACGCGGGCATGATCGCCAAGTACGCGATCGAACACTGGACCCGCATCCCGTGCGAGACGGAGCTGGCCAGCGAGTTCCGCTACCGCGACCCGATCTTGGACCCGCGCACGCTGGTCATCGCCATCTCCCAGTCCGGCGAGACGATGGACACCCTGATGGCGCTGCGCCACGCGCGCGAGCAGGGCGCCAAGGTGCTGGCCATCTGCAACACCAACGGCTCGACCATCCCCCGCGAGTCGGACGCGGTGCTCTACACCCACGCCGGCCCGGAGGTCGCCGTCGCCTCCACGAAGGCGTTTCTGACGCAGTTGGTGGCCTGCTACCTGGTGGCGCTGTATCTGGGGCAGGTGCGCGGCACCAAGTGGGGCGACGAGGTGCGCGCCGTGGTGCGGGAGCTGGCGGAGATCGGCACCCAGGTCGAGCAGGTCC
Encoded proteins:
- the glmS gene encoding glutamine--fructose-6-phosphate transaminase (isomerizing), with protein sequence MCGIVGYVGGRSALDVVLAGLKRLEYRGYDSAGIAVQADGGLAAAKKAGKLANLEKELADRPLPAGATGIGHTRWATHGGPTDANAHPHLDNAGRVAVVHNGIIENFAALRAELAERGHGLASETDTEVVAHLLAENFSSCGDLAEAMRQVCRRLEGAFTLVAVHADAPDVVVGARRNSPLVVGVGEDEAFLASDVAAFIAHTREAVELGQDQVVEVRRDGVQVTDFQGAPADVRSYHVDWDASAAEKDGYDYFMLKEIAEQPKAVADTLLGRIDASGALTLDEVRIPAPVLREVDKVVIVACGTAFHAGMIAKYAIEHWTRIPCETELASEFRYRDPILDPRTLVIAISQSGETMDTLMALRHAREQGAKVLAICNTNGSTIPRESDAVLYTHAGPEVAVASTKAFLTQLVACYLVALYLGQVRGTKWGDEVRAVVRELAEIGTQVEQVLGTMEPVRELARGLADKDTVLFLGRHVGYPVALEGALKLKELAYMHAEGFAAGELKHGPIALIEDDVPVVVVVPSPRGRSVLHDKIVSNIQEIRARGARTIVIAEEGDEAVVPYADHLVRIPRTPTLLQPLVSTVPLQVFACELATARGNEVDQPRNLAKSVTVE